A part of Prolixibacteraceae bacterium genomic DNA contains:
- a CDS encoding Gfo/Idh/MocA family oxidoreductase, which translates to MDKKMKSDRRKFLKNSLSALAAITIVPRHVLGGNGFTAPSDQLTKAIIGVGGMGRGHISYEGTKLLAVCDVDRSHLKKTLDKVGKGVTGYTDYRELLLRKDVDVVHIATPPHWHGLMAVEAARAGKDIWCEKPMTRTIGEGKRVVEEVEKHGSMFRLNTWFRFKDTFYGLGTPVKPLKKVIDSGVLGWPLKVTVSGITGYNWKFFWSGKHNLPEMPIPNQLDYDMWLGPAPEKPYNPARVHSNFRGYWDYDGGGLGDMGQHYLDPVQYLLGKDDTSPIRIDVDAPQQHYDAVGSWRRIEYTYADGCKIILDGENRDKDAAYIEGPNGKIFKNFKSDIPNLDKLIETLPDPEPQIELFSDSVRTRQKFALNEMNGHRSCTLVNLGIIAVRLGRSLDFDPDKQVFIDDEGANRLIDQPMRAPWTF; encoded by the coding sequence ATGGATAAAAAAATGAAGAGTGATAGACGAAAGTTTCTGAAGAATTCCTTATCTGCATTGGCTGCAATAACAATTGTGCCAAGACATGTCTTGGGAGGGAATGGTTTTACTGCACCAAGTGACCAATTAACTAAAGCAATCATAGGTGTTGGAGGAATGGGGCGTGGCCATATCTCATATGAAGGAACTAAACTTCTGGCTGTATGTGATGTGGATCGAAGTCATTTGAAGAAAACATTGGATAAGGTTGGAAAGGGAGTGACAGGTTATACTGATTATAGAGAGTTACTACTTCGAAAAGATGTTGATGTGGTTCATATCGCTACGCCTCCTCACTGGCATGGGTTGATGGCTGTTGAGGCTGCAAGAGCTGGCAAAGATATTTGGTGTGAAAAACCAATGACTCGTACCATAGGAGAAGGAAAGCGTGTGGTGGAAGAGGTAGAGAAGCATGGTAGTATGTTTCGATTAAATACATGGTTCCGATTTAAGGATACTTTTTATGGCCTAGGTACCCCTGTAAAACCATTAAAGAAAGTCATTGATAGTGGCGTTCTTGGGTGGCCATTAAAAGTTACAGTGAGTGGTATAACAGGCTACAACTGGAAATTCTTTTGGAGTGGCAAACATAATCTGCCAGAGATGCCGATTCCTAACCAGCTAGACTATGATATGTGGCTTGGTCCAGCTCCTGAAAAACCATATAATCCTGCCCGTGTTCATTCTAATTTTAGAGGCTATTGGGATTATGATGGAGGTGGATTAGGAGATATGGGACAACATTACTTAGATCCCGTACAGTATCTTTTAGGTAAAGATGACACCAGCCCAATTCGAATAGATGTAGATGCACCCCAACAGCATTACGATGCTGTCGGTTCATGGAGAAGGATTGAATACACATATGCTGATGGGTGTAAGATAATCTTAGATGGTGAAAATAGAGATAAAGATGCTGCATATATTGAAGGTCCGAATGGAAAGATCTTTAAGAATTTTAAATCGGACATCCCCAACTTAGATAAGTTAATTGAGACACTTCCAGATCCAGAGCCTCAGATCGAACTATTTAGTGATTCGGTACGAACTAGACAGAAATTTGCTTTGAATGAAATGAATGGTCATCGATCATGCACACTTGTTAACCTCGGGATCATTGCTGTTCGACTTGGTCGAAGTCTTGATTTTGATCCAGATAAGCAAGTATTCATAGATGATGAAGGTGCAAACCGGTTGATTGACCAACCAATGAGAGCACCATGGACATTTTAA
- a CDS encoding Gfo/Idh/MocA family oxidoreductase — protein sequence MKKNKIIDVGVVGFGLSGRAFHSPFIHTNPLFNLCCIVSSKDDAKTIYPQVEVVRDIDDLLNMNNIELVIISTPNHLHFEQAQKALMAGKHVIIEKPITPTSEEVITLSRIAQENHRLLIPYHNFRWNGDAQVVKEIIDKEVLGDIHHYEVHFDRYQPNLSNNPWRYTDTTAGGTLYDLGVHLIDHTLTIFGKPDGVYCRLFNQREGSVVDDSFDLQLLYKDKSVRIKAGVFVRETGARFTVHGKKGSFVKYGIDPQEAILRNGGMPIGNNWGVQDEKYWGILNTEIDGLHYRGKVETIPGNYHGFYENVYNAIVLNEELEVTLDQAYLNMLLIEKSIESYKTGMPINI from the coding sequence ATGAAAAAAAACAAGATAATAGACGTAGGAGTCGTAGGTTTTGGTCTCTCGGGAAGGGCATTTCACTCCCCTTTCATACATACCAATCCTCTTTTTAATTTATGCTGTATCGTCTCGTCAAAAGATGATGCCAAAACAATATATCCCCAAGTGGAAGTGGTTAGAGATATTGATGATTTGCTAAACATGAATAATATCGAATTGGTGATTATCAGTACTCCTAATCATCTCCATTTTGAACAAGCCCAAAAGGCATTGATGGCTGGGAAACATGTAATCATAGAGAAACCAATTACTCCAACTTCTGAGGAGGTCATCACACTATCTCGGATTGCCCAAGAGAACCACCGATTATTAATCCCGTATCATAATTTTAGATGGAATGGAGATGCACAAGTTGTAAAAGAGATAATAGATAAGGAAGTACTTGGTGATATACATCATTATGAGGTTCATTTTGATCGTTATCAACCTAATTTATCTAACAACCCATGGAGATATACCGACACCACAGCTGGGGGGACACTTTATGATTTGGGAGTGCATCTGATTGACCATACACTAACGATCTTTGGTAAACCAGATGGGGTATACTGTAGGCTTTTTAACCAACGCGAGGGAAGTGTTGTGGACGACAGTTTTGATCTACAGCTCTTGTATAAAGATAAAAGTGTAAGAATAAAAGCAGGAGTATTTGTGAGAGAGACAGGTGCTCGATTTACAGTACATGGAAAGAAAGGATCATTTGTAAAATATGGTATAGATCCACAAGAAGCCATCCTTCGTAATGGGGGCATGCCTATTGGAAACAACTGGGGTGTTCAAGATGAGAAGTATTGGGGAATACTAAATACCGAAATAGATGGATTGCATTATCGAGGAAAGGTGGAGACGATACCAGGCAATTATCATGGTTTCTATGAAAACGTGTATAATGCAATTGTGTTGAATGAAGAGCTAGAAGTGACTTTAGATCAGGCTTATCTAAATATGCTTCTCATAGAAAAATCAATAGAGAGCTATAAGACAGGAATGCCAATAAATATATAA
- the trxA gene encoding thioredoxin yields MNNELFKEKVFNYDKKSEWEFQGDKPAVIDFYADWCSPCKMIAPILEQLSDDYKDKIDIYKVDTEQEQELSAVFGIRSIPTLVFAPMKGKPIIQAGAMDRRALVELIERIMKP; encoded by the coding sequence ATGAATAACGAGCTGTTTAAAGAGAAAGTCTTTAACTACGACAAAAAGAGTGAATGGGAATTTCAAGGGGATAAGCCCGCAGTGATTGACTTTTATGCAGATTGGTGTAGCCCATGTAAGATGATTGCACCTATATTAGAACAGCTTTCGGATGACTACAAAGACAAGATCGATATTTATAAGGTAGACACAGAGCAAGAGCAAGAACTTTCGGCAGTTTTTGGAATTCGTAGTATTCCTACCCTTGTATTTGCACCGATGAAAGGGAAACCTATTATTCAAGCGGGGGCAATGGATAGAAGAGCCCTTGTAGAACTTATTGAAAGAATAATGAAACCATAA
- a CDS encoding DUF1080 domain-containing protein, which translates to MKNNLLFLILLLCFTSCAKKQTLNHLTKQEQKQGWELLFDGKTTNGWRTYGKDDISGWKVIDGVLYNSGKGSDHGGDIITMKEYDNFELYIEWRIDSKSNSGIFYHVNDKVENAIYKTAPEYQLLDDKGWPTKLNASQYTGANYAMNPPTGAEVRPLHEFNNSRIIVNGPHVEHWLNGVKVVDYELWSESWEQNVKDCKWSKYPNYGRFKKGHIGLQDHGGSTRFRNIKIRRL; encoded by the coding sequence ATGAAAAACAACTTATTATTTCTAATATTACTATTATGTTTTACCTCTTGTGCAAAAAAACAGACCTTGAATCATTTGACAAAACAGGAGCAAAAACAAGGATGGGAACTCCTATTTGATGGAAAAACCACCAATGGCTGGAGAACTTATGGTAAAGATGATATTTCTGGTTGGAAAGTCATCGATGGCGTCCTATATAACTCAGGCAAAGGAAGTGATCATGGAGGCGATATTATTACAATGAAAGAGTACGACAACTTTGAATTATATATTGAATGGCGAATAGACTCAAAAAGCAACAGCGGAATCTTTTATCATGTCAACGATAAAGTTGAGAATGCAATCTATAAAACAGCACCTGAATACCAATTATTGGATGACAAAGGATGGCCTACAAAACTTAATGCTTCGCAATACACAGGGGCAAACTATGCAATGAATCCCCCAACTGGAGCAGAAGTTAGACCTCTTCATGAGTTTAATAATAGCCGTATTATTGTTAATGGACCTCATGTTGAACACTGGTTAAACGGCGTCAAAGTGGTTGATTATGAGTTGTGGTCTGAGAGTTGGGAGCAGAATGTAAAGGATTGTAAATGGAGTAAATATCCCAACTATGGTCGATTCAAAAAGGGACATATAGGCCTTCAAGACCATGGTGGATCTACTCGTTTTAGAAATATAAAAATTCGCAGATTATAG
- a CDS encoding DUF1080 domain-containing protein → MKQIVLYLSIVLLFPFTLKSQEKGVVDRQVDEILVQMPCENLTQLNKLMDKVLSYGSPFLVTLTEKTTPLGKGNNIAVRYTINSLARYTSNLEDKSKKQLLEEVLLKAIQTEEDYEVKVFFINQLNLIGSGESVDKLKPLLVDSQYCEPVSQLFLYIRTEKAKNAFIDALPNVEGQRLVTIVKALGDLKGKEINDKLLALVDHKEPKLQKVVYASLASIGMPESYEAFMDASKRVDFEYEENNIVGSFITYTEALGENGYLKSCRKACKSIIDHNGEPELLHNRAAAINIFAHFFPKKATKLILKEVDNKDEKFRSSILSSAQKLVDKKSVKKWIAKGESSSDAVKEDIILMLGRADEDAAVPFFIESLTSSSDHVRSAAIISLASLAREKAIPTIVQHIVEGKDIDQSKECLLCLIDYEKLNLIGESLDSSAGKSRAALIDVISAKAGDQYFEQVLSYSNDTNSDVKEAALNAMQSISRAQDLDALLLLLESVERTYVETIQKAIYRAVEDQQNMDLCVDKLLTSLAQSDDKARFVRILPKVGGEKALKEAYDLYYQSQGSLKESALEALCEWKDYTAAAALYTICEKSIEYQHNAFVGFVSLISHSNLPNDQKLLELKKIMTLAASNEQKLKVITSLGGIKTYQSLIYASTFLEESELQQAACQSIRKIALPRGGKSDGFIGEETFKILEKVRTCISGKDSNYFKISIQKYMDKMKKDGGYVSLFNGKDLSHWKGFIAPPLKVEKMNAKVLSKRQQMANIKMHNNWSVKDGAIVFRGGKGANLCSEKEYADFEMLIDWRITKNGDSGIYLRGTPQVQIWDIARVKVGAQVGSGGLYNNKKNPSKPLVVADNPVGEWNTFRIRMKGDKVTVFLNGHLVVNSVIIENYWDRSRPIFSKGAIELQAHGTDIKFRDIYVREIKNTINATH, encoded by the coding sequence ATGAAACAAATCGTATTATATCTCTCAATAGTCCTCCTATTTCCGTTTACACTGAAATCTCAGGAAAAGGGTGTTGTCGATAGACAAGTTGACGAAATTCTAGTACAGATGCCATGTGAGAACCTGACACAGCTCAATAAATTAATGGATAAAGTATTATCCTATGGTTCTCCCTTCTTAGTAACTCTAACAGAAAAGACTACACCATTAGGAAAAGGGAATAATATAGCTGTACGTTATACAATCAATAGTTTAGCGAGATATACAAGTAACTTGGAGGATAAAAGTAAAAAACAACTCCTTGAAGAGGTGCTGTTGAAAGCAATTCAAACTGAAGAGGATTATGAAGTCAAGGTGTTTTTTATCAATCAATTGAACCTCATTGGTAGTGGCGAAAGTGTTGATAAACTAAAGCCTTTGCTTGTAGATTCACAATACTGTGAACCAGTAAGTCAACTATTTCTATATATCAGAACAGAAAAAGCAAAGAATGCTTTTATCGATGCACTACCAAATGTAGAGGGACAAAGGCTCGTAACGATAGTTAAAGCTTTAGGTGATCTTAAGGGGAAAGAGATCAATGATAAGCTATTAGCACTTGTCGATCATAAGGAACCTAAGCTCCAAAAGGTAGTATATGCATCTTTGGCTTCTATTGGAATGCCTGAATCATATGAAGCTTTTATGGATGCATCTAAGAGGGTGGACTTTGAATATGAGGAAAATAATATTGTTGGGTCTTTTATCACTTATACAGAAGCGCTAGGTGAAAATGGTTATTTAAAGAGCTGTAGAAAAGCATGCAAAAGTATAATAGATCATAATGGAGAGCCAGAATTACTCCACAATAGGGCTGCTGCAATTAATATCTTTGCACATTTTTTTCCCAAGAAGGCCACAAAACTCATACTAAAAGAGGTGGATAATAAGGATGAGAAGTTTCGTTCTTCGATATTAAGCTCTGCCCAAAAGCTAGTGGATAAAAAGAGTGTAAAGAAATGGATTGCAAAAGGAGAGTCATCTTCTGATGCTGTAAAAGAGGATATAATATTGATGTTGGGAAGAGCAGATGAAGATGCTGCAGTACCTTTCTTCATCGAGAGCCTTACCTCTTCTTCAGATCATGTGCGTTCTGCTGCAATCATCTCTTTGGCTTCACTAGCACGAGAAAAAGCCATCCCTACAATTGTTCAACATATTGTGGAAGGAAAAGATATCGATCAATCCAAAGAGTGTTTACTGTGTCTTATCGATTATGAAAAACTAAACTTGATAGGAGAGTCTCTTGATAGCTCAGCGGGAAAATCGAGAGCTGCATTAATTGATGTTATTTCTGCAAAAGCTGGAGATCAATATTTTGAGCAAGTGCTTTCATATTCGAATGATACGAATAGTGATGTAAAAGAAGCGGCTTTAAATGCAATGCAAAGTATCTCAAGAGCCCAAGATTTAGATGCCCTATTGTTACTTCTAGAGAGCGTCGAAAGAACTTATGTTGAGACCATTCAAAAAGCCATTTATCGTGCGGTAGAAGATCAACAAAACATGGATCTTTGTGTAGATAAATTGCTGACCTCATTAGCTCAAAGTGATGATAAAGCTCGTTTTGTAAGAATACTTCCCAAAGTAGGAGGAGAGAAAGCATTGAAGGAAGCTTATGATTTGTATTACCAATCTCAAGGATCCTTAAAAGAGAGTGCATTAGAAGCTTTGTGTGAATGGAAAGATTATACTGCTGCTGCTGCTCTCTATACCATCTGTGAAAAGTCTATAGAGTACCAACATAATGCATTTGTAGGTTTTGTGTCACTAATCTCACATTCCAATCTTCCAAATGACCAAAAGTTATTAGAGCTCAAAAAGATAATGACACTGGCTGCAAGTAATGAGCAAAAACTTAAGGTTATAACCTCTCTGGGAGGAATCAAAACTTATCAATCCTTGATATATGCATCCACGTTCTTAGAAGAGAGTGAATTACAACAAGCAGCCTGCCAATCCATAAGGAAGATAGCACTTCCTAGGGGTGGTAAATCGGACGGTTTTATTGGAGAAGAAACTTTTAAGATTTTAGAGAAAGTAAGAACTTGTATTTCTGGAAAAGATAGTAACTATTTTAAGATTAGTATCCAGAAATATATGGATAAGATGAAGAAGGATGGAGGTTATGTCTCTCTGTTTAATGGAAAAGATTTAAGTCATTGGAAAGGGTTTATAGCACCTCCACTTAAGGTCGAGAAGATGAATGCGAAGGTCTTATCTAAGAGACAACAAATGGCCAATATCAAAATGCATAATAACTGGAGTGTGAAAGATGGAGCAATTGTATTCAGAGGAGGTAAAGGTGCCAATTTGTGTTCAGAGAAAGAGTACGCTGATTTTGAGATGTTGATTGATTGGAGAATAACAAAAAATGGGGATAGTGGAATCTACTTAAGAGGTACACCACAAGTCCAGATTTGGGATATCGCAAGAGTAAAGGTAGGTGCACAAGTAGGATCAGGTGGTCTGTATAACAACAAAAAGAATCCGTCCAAACCTTTAGTGGTAGCCGATAATCCAGTTGGTGAATGGAATACATTTCGTATCAGAATGAAAGGGGATAAGGTGACGGTTTTTCTTAATGGACATCTGGTGGTCAATAGTGTAATAATCGAAAATTATTGGGATCGTAGTCGTCCGATATTCTCTAAAGGAGCTATTGAACTACAGGCTCATGGTACAGATATCAAGTTCAGAGATATCTATGTTCGCGAGATAAAGAACACGATTAATGCAACGCACTAA
- a CDS encoding DoxX family membrane protein, with the protein MKNIKDCNYTSSQYIALIFCRVLIGWHFLYEGIVKLMNPNWSAKAFLMDSNGLFKSLFFEMAQNKISLHLVDILNQWGLILIGLGLMIGLFSRLSSILGVVMLGLFYLSHPPIIGANYLLPSEGSYLIVNKNLIELASLVVIYLFPTSQTIGVDRFIFNRYR; encoded by the coding sequence ATGAAAAATATAAAAGACTGTAACTATACCTCTTCACAATATATTGCTTTAATATTTTGTCGCGTTCTGATTGGATGGCATTTTTTATATGAAGGGATCGTAAAATTAATGAACCCAAATTGGAGCGCAAAAGCCTTTTTAATGGACTCAAATGGTCTGTTTAAATCTCTATTTTTCGAGATGGCACAAAATAAGATATCCCTACATCTTGTTGATATACTAAATCAATGGGGGCTTATATTGATAGGGTTGGGACTTATGATTGGACTATTCTCTCGCCTATCTTCTATTCTAGGAGTCGTTATGCTTGGTCTTTTCTACTTGTCACACCCTCCAATTATTGGGGCCAACTATCTTTTGCCTTCAGAAGGGAGCTATCTTATTGTAAATAAGAATTTAATAGAATTGGCTTCATTGGTTGTAATATATCTTTTCCCAACCAGCCAAACAATAGGTGTAGATCGATTCATTTTTAATAGATACAGATGA
- a CDS encoding Gfo/Idh/MocA family oxidoreductase, with translation MMEDKNINTKPKRLSRRDILKGLATVPIVGALAYGVYQKKKYYDVLNQNLLEELDVDVKQREDLKFNTDKVLRIGVIGYGRRASYLLRSLGFAHPDYIEKMMQKAKENEGWNKRLQNFMDQENLGVEVTGICDIYDVHAENAIQACQNIYRQGKSGKMGKAPKRYHTYKELLESPDIDAVIIGTPDHWHAPIAIEAAKKGKHVYCEKPLSWTIEETYEVRKQVKKNNIVFQLGHQNRQTDSYHVAKNIIEKGALGKISLIEVCTNRNSDNGAWVYDIDPKANRRNIDWKQFIGQAPWHEFDVARFFRWRCWWDYSTGLSGDLFTHEFDAMNQILDLGMPSSVIASGGIYYFKDGRTVPDVLTMAYEYEHKDMTLLYSATQANQNNRGRVIMGHDASMTVGSTLEIKADRNSTKYKEKIKNGLIDPDKPIFNYVPGRNQVDAVSSATEKYFAGRGLLYTYRNGKQVDTTYLHLKEWLYCIRLEDGTQPSCDIDRAFEEAMASHMGTVSYKEGRKVYWDFENEKII, from the coding sequence ATGATGGAAGATAAAAATATAAATACAAAGCCTAAAAGGCTGAGTCGAAGAGATATATTAAAAGGATTGGCAACCGTACCGATTGTTGGCGCTTTAGCTTATGGTGTTTACCAGAAGAAGAAATATTACGATGTTCTTAACCAAAATCTGCTTGAAGAACTTGACGTGGATGTTAAGCAAAGAGAAGATCTAAAATTTAATACCGATAAAGTATTACGTATCGGTGTTATTGGTTATGGTCGTCGCGCGAGTTACCTCTTAAGGTCATTAGGCTTTGCTCATCCTGATTATATAGAAAAGATGATGCAAAAGGCGAAAGAGAATGAAGGGTGGAATAAGCGATTACAGAACTTCATGGATCAAGAAAACCTTGGAGTTGAAGTTACAGGTATCTGTGATATATATGATGTACACGCAGAAAATGCGATACAAGCATGTCAAAACATCTATCGTCAAGGAAAGAGTGGTAAGATGGGAAAGGCTCCCAAGAGGTATCACACTTACAAAGAGCTATTAGAGTCACCAGATATTGATGCTGTAATCATCGGAACACCTGATCATTGGCACGCGCCAATAGCAATTGAAGCGGCAAAAAAAGGAAAACATGTCTATTGTGAAAAGCCTCTGTCATGGACCATTGAGGAGACCTATGAGGTGAGGAAACAAGTGAAAAAAAATAATATCGTTTTTCAGCTAGGGCATCAGAACAGACAAACAGATAGCTATCATGTTGCCAAAAACATCATTGAGAAAGGAGCTTTAGGGAAAATCTCTCTCATCGAAGTCTGCACAAACCGAAATTCAGATAACGGAGCATGGGTGTATGATATCGATCCCAAAGCAAATAGACGCAATATTGATTGGAAACAATTTATAGGACAGGCACCATGGCATGAATTCGATGTAGCGCGTTTCTTTAGATGGAGATGTTGGTGGGACTATAGTACGGGGTTAAGTGGTGATCTGTTCACCCATGAATTTGATGCGATGAATCAGATATTGGATCTAGGAATGCCTTCTTCTGTGATCGCATCAGGAGGTATATACTATTTTAAAGATGGGAGGACTGTGCCAGATGTATTAACGATGGCATATGAATATGAACATAAAGACATGACGCTGCTCTATAGCGCAACACAGGCAAATCAGAATAATCGAGGTCGTGTCATCATGGGACATGATGCAAGTATGACTGTCGGTAGCACTCTAGAGATTAAAGCTGATCGAAATTCGACCAAGTATAAAGAGAAGATAAAAAATGGATTGATTGACCCCGACAAACCTATCTTTAATTATGTCCCTGGTAGAAATCAAGTAGATGCTGTAAGCTCTGCGACAGAAAAATATTTTGCTGGTAGAGGACTGCTATATACCTATAGGAATGGAAAGCAAGTCGATACCACCTACCTACACTTGAAAGAGTGGTTATACTGTATCCGATTAGAAGATGGGACCCAACCAAGTTGTGATATCGATAGAGCCTTCGAGGAAGCCATGGCATCACATATGGGAACCGTCTCGTATAAAGAAGGACGAAAGGTCTATTGGGACTTCGAGAATGAGAAGATAATCTAA
- a CDS encoding DUF5686 and carboxypeptidase regulatory-like domain-containing protein: MLFIKKILVFSCFLLCYTSLYAQKFEVRGKVENKNGEAVHYANLYIAKFNKGVSSNSDGFFKITLDKGEYVLTISAMGYKTQKQQLDVKDNMTLDIKLEGLSYQLSEVKVTPSKFDSAQYVMRKAIAKAPQYAYSVKRYEADLFESTEVDIHHLPKLLAKKLLKEANIKEGDLEFTESLSHITYTVPNNFKREIKAINYVLPRELEKSGNFNIVVEDLYRTNDKILGSILTPSTFDKYRYRYKDSYWLNDKKIHVIEFNSILPKGPKGEITILDNCWSISQFSMKIDQKEFSYEIEQSYYKPKENIVLLSSARLTNTINIFGIHFDIHTSVSYSYSLVDEVKENDVLVADKTSRSDSVYLSPKELIKLDKWNRKMGAILEKEKLSVRDLFRMKKLAQKSTIIENNLDASEINTSYFDRHQNYEVLPFDSASVVKDETFWKKYRITPLTPLQKDRLKQQKKFYATKNRQVNKETAMSLKLLGSLFLGQDYNIDSTNNRSLSSVGLIYSLMDPFNPVDGAKPGVLIDYDNQAKGLKTALDFEYGFSSERLSCNWKGEQTYSKKHSASWGCNVGTKTEDFKKDMSMPSFIDACSSLLMKKNYKRYYLSNYLNLWHLMDISKGLSIRTAIGYEQRKQLYNNTNYSFGKKDVMYHSNVPENKTVTPSMLEDSNSSYFDLSLTYQWANNPKMPLISLSYHQAVAISDWNTQSRNAHLYGNIRQKIRTLNANYKLQFSGGKIWNASHFSEYQHFIGSEVPFNFSFKSLLNDVEVPTWEYFSLRQDYSTSESDWFLNATYTAEYHRLFLKQLPILRGLEYDEIITVNYLKNSFESSYVEFGYGLGNLLGLDVSRLMFNVGYQKYREPIYGVKLLIL, encoded by the coding sequence ATGTTATTTATAAAGAAGATTTTAGTCTTTTCTTGCTTTCTTCTGTGTTATACGTCGCTCTATGCCCAAAAGTTTGAGGTTAGAGGTAAAGTAGAAAATAAAAACGGTGAGGCGGTTCACTATGCAAATCTCTATATAGCGAAATTCAACAAAGGTGTTAGTTCAAACAGCGATGGTTTTTTTAAAATCACCTTAGATAAAGGAGAATATGTTCTGACTATTTCTGCCATGGGATACAAAACCCAAAAACAGCAATTGGATGTCAAAGATAACATGACTCTAGATATAAAACTAGAAGGTCTTTCTTATCAGTTGTCTGAAGTGAAGGTAACACCATCGAAATTTGATAGTGCACAATATGTAATGAGGAAAGCTATAGCTAAAGCGCCTCAATATGCCTATAGTGTCAAGCGCTATGAAGCCGATCTATTTGAGTCTACGGAAGTGGATATTCATCATCTCCCAAAGCTTCTTGCAAAGAAATTGCTTAAAGAAGCGAATATCAAAGAGGGGGATTTGGAGTTTACCGAATCATTGAGTCATATTACCTATACTGTCCCCAATAATTTTAAACGAGAGATCAAAGCGATCAACTATGTCCTCCCTCGAGAATTAGAGAAAAGTGGAAACTTTAATATAGTTGTTGAGGACTTATACCGGACCAATGATAAAATATTGGGTAGTATTCTTACCCCTTCTACCTTTGATAAATATCGATATCGTTATAAGGATAGTTATTGGTTAAACGATAAAAAGATACATGTAATTGAATTTAATTCCATATTACCCAAAGGCCCTAAAGGAGAAATAACCATCTTGGACAACTGTTGGAGTATTAGTCAATTCTCTATGAAGATCGATCAGAAGGAATTTTCTTATGAAATAGAGCAGAGTTATTATAAACCCAAGGAAAACATTGTTCTCTTATCTTCCGCTCGATTGACTAATACAATAAATATATTTGGAATACATTTTGATATACACACAAGTGTGTCATATTCATATAGTTTGGTTGATGAGGTAAAAGAGAACGATGTTCTGGTAGCCGACAAGACAAGTAGATCTGACTCCGTATACTTGTCCCCAAAAGAGTTGATTAAACTAGATAAATGGAACAGAAAAATGGGGGCTATTTTGGAGAAAGAGAAATTATCTGTACGAGACCTCTTTCGGATGAAGAAATTAGCACAAAAGAGCACGATAATAGAAAACAATTTAGATGCTTCTGAGATAAATACCTCCTACTTCGATCGTCATCAAAACTATGAAGTGTTGCCTTTTGATTCGGCAAGTGTTGTAAAAGATGAGACATTTTGGAAGAAGTATCGTATCACTCCATTGACTCCACTACAGAAAGATCGTTTGAAACAACAAAAAAAATTCTATGCCACAAAGAATCGGCAGGTAAATAAAGAAACGGCTATGAGTTTAAAGCTCTTAGGATCTCTATTTTTGGGTCAAGATTATAATATCGATAGCACCAACAACAGATCTTTATCTAGTGTTGGACTTATCTACTCTTTAATGGACCCTTTTAATCCGGTAGATGGAGCGAAGCCTGGGGTGTTGATAGATTATGATAATCAAGCCAAAGGGCTTAAGACAGCTCTAGATTTTGAATATGGATTCTCTTCAGAAAGATTGTCGTGTAACTGGAAAGGAGAACAAACCTACAGTAAAAAGCACTCTGCCTCATGGGGTTGTAACGTTGGAACAAAAACGGAGGATTTTAAAAAAGATATGTCTATGCCTTCTTTTATTGATGCTTGTTCAAGCTTATTAATGAAGAAAAACTATAAACGCTACTATCTGTCGAATTACCTGAATCTTTGGCATCTTATGGATATTAGTAAAGGGCTAAGTATAAGAACTGCTATTGGCTATGAACAGAGAAAACAGTTATATAATAATACCAACTACTCTTTTGGTAAGAAAGATGTAATGTATCATAGTAATGTGCCTGAAAATAAAACAGTCACCCCTTCCATGTTAGAAGATTCGAATAGTAGTTATTTTGACCTGTCCTTGACTTATCAGTGGGCCAATAATCCCAAAATGCCTTTAATATCATTGTCATATCATCAGGCCGTTGCGATATCAGATTGGAATACCCAGAGTCGGAATGCCCATCTTTATGGAAATATTCGTCAAAAAATAAGAACATTAAATGCAAATTATAAATTGCAATTTTCAGGAGGTAAAATTTGGAACGCAAGTCACTTCTCCGAATACCAACATTTTATTGGTAGTGAAGTGCCATTCAATTTTTCATTTAAATCACTTCTCAACGACGTAGAAGTCCCTACTTGGGAGTATTTCTCACTAAGACAAGATTATTCCACCAGTGAATCCGATTGGTTTCTTAATGCAACATATACTGCCGAATATCATCGGCTGTTCCTTAAACAACTCCCTATATTACGTGGATTGGAATACGATGAGATAATCACGGTGAACTACCTGAAAAATAGCTTTGAGAGTAGTTATGTTGAGTTCGGTTATGGATTAGGTAATTTATTGGGTTTGGATGTTTCTAGATTAATGTTTAATGTAGGTTATCAGAAATATAGAGAACCAATATATGGTGTGAAACTATTAATACTATGA